A single window of Oceanispirochaeta sp. M1 DNA harbors:
- a CDS encoding RNA polymerase sigma factor, whose product MSKDFELAYKEFYPVLIRVAYRITGSQEVSEDLCQEAFVRYYERMDKIPPGDQAKYWMIRVVKNLAFNHEKRKGRERNAYQKHYHEPKAEIVNDGEKGLMEDESKKLVQNALMKLPYKMRVVLSLKEYANLNYKQIGEILKISEGNVKIRVFRARQKLSEILDKGDVYVP is encoded by the coding sequence GTGTCTAAAGATTTTGAGCTTGCATACAAAGAGTTTTACCCCGTACTGATACGTGTTGCCTATAGAATCACCGGAAGTCAGGAGGTCAGCGAAGATCTCTGTCAGGAGGCCTTTGTGCGCTATTATGAGCGCATGGATAAGATTCCTCCCGGCGACCAGGCTAAGTACTGGATGATCAGGGTCGTCAAAAATCTTGCGTTCAATCATGAAAAACGCAAGGGACGTGAGAGAAATGCATATCAGAAGCATTACCATGAGCCCAAGGCCGAGATTGTTAATGACGGTGAAAAAGGGTTGATGGAGGACGAGTCCAAGAAACTTGTTCAGAACGCTTTAATGAAGCTGCCTTATAAAATGAGGGTGGTTCTTTCTTTGAAGGAATATGCCAACCTCAACTATAAGCAGATTGGAGAGATACTGAAGATATCTGAAGGTAATGTAAAAATACGGGTTTTCCGTGCCAGACAGAAATTAAGTGAGATACTTGATAAGGGAGATGTCTATGTGCCCTGA
- the mgtE gene encoding magnesium transporter, with amino-acid sequence MQNLIENLKEYLDPLNVNDQQLHLILDELSGAEIAEIWDNFNDDENLRMFLLIHQDKRGDLISELQNYEQEHLIRELSEGVTKSLLNDMEPDDLVDLIQSLSPELRSAVWDKLSEETRQETTFLLRFDEDDAAGLMTPRYAAILGDKTVAQALHFIRSSMDKLETIYYIYVVDKLKRLNGVVSLKDILGAKDKDIIEDIMIKKVIYVQDDTDQEESARVLENHGLLALPVVDRFNRLLGIITFDDVIDVIREEQTEDIYKMGAMGGDTQSYLETSIWGLVKKRIPWLIILLVAGTITTNVLHLYQGMIMTAAFLTLFIPVITQTGGNSGTQSSTLMIRGLATGELHFRDIGKVMLKEVLVGLLIGVTTGLVILIRAYYTPPGIEFLQAIAIAISLCSVVIFATVLGALVPMLIHRIGFDPTVAAGPLMSTVIDVCGLTIFFEVSKWILHL; translated from the coding sequence ATGCAAAATCTGATTGAGAACTTAAAAGAATATCTGGACCCCCTCAATGTAAATGATCAACAGCTCCATTTGATTCTGGATGAACTCAGCGGTGCTGAAATTGCTGAAATCTGGGATAATTTCAACGATGATGAGAATCTCCGTATGTTTCTCCTTATCCATCAGGATAAACGGGGTGACCTTATATCGGAACTTCAGAATTATGAACAGGAACATCTGATCCGTGAGCTCTCCGAAGGAGTGACCAAATCACTCTTAAATGACATGGAGCCGGATGACCTTGTAGACCTTATACAGTCACTGAGCCCTGAACTCCGTTCCGCCGTATGGGATAAACTCAGCGAAGAGACAAGACAGGAGACGACCTTTCTTCTCCGCTTTGACGAAGATGATGCGGCGGGTCTGATGACTCCCCGTTATGCGGCTATCCTCGGTGATAAAACAGTGGCCCAGGCCCTCCATTTCATCCGCAGCTCCATGGATAAGCTGGAAACAATCTACTACATATATGTGGTGGACAAACTTAAAAGGCTCAACGGTGTAGTCTCTCTGAAAGATATTCTGGGAGCAAAAGATAAAGATATAATTGAAGACATAATGATCAAAAAAGTGATCTATGTTCAGGACGATACTGACCAGGAAGAATCTGCCCGGGTTCTTGAAAACCACGGACTCCTGGCCCTGCCGGTAGTGGATCGCTTTAACCGCCTTTTGGGAATAATCACCTTTGATGACGTAATCGATGTTATACGTGAAGAACAGACAGAAGATATCTACAAGATGGGTGCCATGGGCGGAGATACCCAGAGCTATCTGGAGACGTCTATCTGGGGCCTTGTAAAAAAAAGGATTCCCTGGTTGATAATTCTCCTTGTAGCCGGAACCATAACAACCAATGTACTTCATCTCTATCAGGGAATGATTATGACTGCCGCCTTTCTGACCCTCTTTATTCCGGTCATCACACAGACAGGAGGTAATTCGGGAACCCAGTCCTCCACATTGATGATCCGAGGTCTTGCCACAGGAGAACTTCACTTCAGGGATATCGGAAAGGTTATGCTCAAGGAGGTTCTTGTGGGTCTTCTCATCGGTGTGACAACAGGCCTGGTTATTCTGATAAGAGCCTATTACACACCCCCGGGAATCGAGTTTCTACAGGCAATCGCCATTGCAATTTCTCTCTGTTCAGTTGTTATATTTGCAACCGTACTGGGAGCTCTGGTCCCTATGCTGATTCACCGTATAGGGTTCGACCCTACCGTTGCCGCCGGTCCTCTTATGTCCACTGTAATTGACGTCTGCGGGCTTACTATCTTCTTTGAAGTATCCAAATGGATTCTCCATCTGTGA
- the murB gene encoding UDP-N-acetylmuramate dehydrogenase, whose amino-acid sequence MYKLSNLNRKINIRGNIREEEALKSHTSFRTGGKADLFAEPADEEDLIQLLKELKELEVPWFILGGGANILVSDKGIRGMVISMANLDSMKLKGTALTLGAGMPVSDGAAYAADKGLKGLEFIYAMPGSVGGALWMNARCYDGEVASVLKGATILNENFEKEYIPFKSEDWDYKKSPFQNRNCIILSAEFSLIQGESGKLWERMLEIRKDRDDKGHFRAPCGGSTFKNNRAFGAPSGKLIEEVGLKGMRLGGAAVSDWHGNILINEKNATASEISSLICLVQKKVQEQTGFLLEPEVLRVGDWEDEDAKSD is encoded by the coding sequence GTGTACAAATTAAGCAATTTAAATAGAAAAATCAACATCAGAGGCAATATCCGTGAAGAGGAAGCTCTGAAAAGCCATACAAGCTTCCGCACAGGGGGGAAGGCAGACCTTTTTGCCGAACCGGCGGATGAAGAAGATTTGATCCAGCTTCTGAAGGAATTGAAAGAACTGGAGGTTCCCTGGTTTATCCTGGGAGGGGGTGCAAATATTCTGGTTTCCGATAAGGGGATCAGAGGCATGGTCATCTCCATGGCCAATCTGGACAGTATGAAGCTGAAAGGCACGGCTCTGACACTGGGTGCGGGAATGCCTGTTTCTGATGGTGCGGCCTATGCGGCGGATAAGGGACTGAAGGGGCTGGAGTTTATCTACGCCATGCCGGGATCTGTAGGTGGTGCTCTATGGATGAATGCCCGATGTTACGACGGTGAAGTTGCCTCTGTATTAAAGGGTGCAACAATCTTGAATGAAAATTTCGAGAAGGAGTATATACCCTTCAAATCTGAAGACTGGGATTATAAAAAGTCACCCTTTCAAAACAGAAATTGTATTATACTGTCTGCTGAGTTCTCCCTGATACAGGGAGAATCGGGAAAGCTCTGGGAAAGAATGCTTGAAATCCGGAAAGATCGGGATGACAAAGGACATTTCAGAGCACCCTGCGGCGGTTCGACCTTTAAAAATAACAGAGCCTTCGGCGCTCCTTCCGGAAAACTGATTGAAGAAGTCGGTCTGAAAGGAATGCGCCTGGGAGGTGCAGCTGTCTCAGATTGGCATGGTAACATTCTGATTAATGAAAAAAACGCCACGGCGTCTGAAATAAGCAGCCTGATCTGCCTTGTGCAGAAAAAAGTGCAGGAACAAACAGGCTTTCTTCTGGAACCCGAGGTTCTGAGAGTCGGTGATTGGGAGGATGAGGATGCAAAATCTGATTGA
- a CDS encoding Crp/Fnr family transcriptional regulator has product MNNPLQLGLVSFKKGAYITVEGKQAEQFYIIRSGHVHCGKEFEIEEESGGEVFKPGDFFGVVSTMAAHNHLETARALTDVTLISVRKDQYSLLIERNTPVAMKIINGFSRKVRMLDEALTRMTFKSSAEIEPPHLFQVAEYYIKQNQYNQAFYSYYQYIRHCPQGDHVKEARMKMEKIKPYATVAYLDVEKSNEFIRQYPKDTMVFSEGEFGPELYIIQKGSIRITKIVDNNEVMLALLKPGDIFGEMALLENKPRSASAIAHETAVLMAVNRSNFKSMVVEQPKIISRLTVLLAERIWSIYKQLENTMIGDLTGRMYDTLLLELEKNRIDPESKRSYTYPYGPKELVNIVGLTKEAGAQALRKLMDNKKFKIIDNKFFIDDLREVKKNADYYKTMEKVNRSRQAGSMKS; this is encoded by the coding sequence ATGAATAATCCACTGCAGTTGGGCCTTGTCAGTTTTAAGAAAGGCGCCTACATCACAGTTGAAGGGAAACAGGCCGAGCAGTTCTACATTATTCGAAGTGGACATGTACACTGCGGTAAGGAATTCGAAATCGAAGAAGAGTCAGGGGGTGAAGTATTCAAACCCGGTGATTTTTTCGGTGTTGTATCCACAATGGCTGCCCATAACCACCTCGAGACGGCAAGAGCGTTAACAGACGTGACTCTGATTTCGGTCAGGAAGGATCAGTATTCACTCCTGATTGAACGGAACACCCCTGTTGCCATGAAGATCATCAATGGTTTCTCCCGCAAGGTGAGGATGCTTGATGAGGCTCTTACACGGATGACTTTCAAAAGTTCTGCAGAGATCGAACCTCCGCACCTGTTTCAGGTTGCCGAGTATTACATCAAGCAGAATCAGTATAATCAGGCCTTCTATTCCTATTATCAGTATATTAGACACTGTCCTCAGGGAGATCATGTAAAAGAAGCCCGCATGAAGATGGAAAAAATCAAACCCTATGCAACAGTGGCCTATCTGGATGTTGAGAAATCAAATGAGTTTATCCGGCAGTATCCCAAGGACACAATGGTCTTCAGTGAAGGTGAGTTCGGTCCAGAACTTTACATCATCCAGAAGGGAAGTATCAGGATTACCAAGATTGTAGATAACAACGAAGTAATGCTGGCCCTTCTGAAACCCGGAGACATTTTCGGTGAGATGGCCCTTCTTGAAAATAAACCCCGTTCTGCATCGGCCATAGCCCACGAAACAGCTGTTCTGATGGCTGTAAACAGAAGTAACTTCAAGAGCATGGTAGTTGAACAGCCCAAGATTATTTCCAGACTGACAGTTCTCCTGGCAGAAAGAATCTGGTCTATCTATAAACAGCTTGAGAACACCATGATCGGTGATCTCACAGGCCGTATGTACGATACACTGCTCCTTGAGCTGGAAAAGAACAGAATTGATCCCGAATCAAAGCGTTCCTATACCTATCCCTATGGGCCTAAGGAACTTGTAAATATCGTCGGTCTGACTAAAGAAGCCGGTGCACAGGCATTGCGGAAGCTGATGGATAACAAGAAATTCAAGATTATAGATAACAAGTTCTTTATAGATGATCTGCGTGAAGTGAAGAAAAATGCGGATTACTATAAGACTATGGAAAAGGTAAACCGTTCCCGCCAGGCGGGAAGCATGAAGAGCTGA
- the glyA gene encoding serine hydroxymethyltransferase — MTELQNFDPELFAAMGRELNRQKGNLELIASENIVSKAVLEAAGSVLTNKYAEGYSGKRYYGGCEFVDEAEDLAIARAKEIFGCEYANVQPHSGSQANMGVYLSVCKPGDTVLGMNLAHGGHLTHGSPVNFSGQLYNIVSYGVDKESETIDFDELLKTAKECKPKMIIAGASAYARTLDFDRFRAIADEVGAYLMTDMAHIAGLVAAGCHPSPLAASHFTTTTTHKTLRGPRGGMILMGKDGENDMGVIAPKSGRVKNWSELVNGAIFPGCQGGPLMHIIAAKAVAFKEALQPDFKTYQEQVVKNAAALSKALTDGGVRIVSGGTDNHLMLVDLTPLGVNGKEAEAWLDMAHITVNKNAIPFDTKSPFITSGVRIGSPAITSRGMKEGEMSKVAEYVCSILKSGGEKNKIDEIGKKVQSLCEDFPIYN, encoded by the coding sequence ATGACTGAATTACAGAATTTTGATCCGGAACTGTTTGCGGCCATGGGTCGTGAACTGAACAGACAGAAGGGAAATCTGGAGCTTATCGCTTCAGAGAACATTGTATCCAAAGCAGTGCTTGAGGCGGCTGGTTCCGTTCTTACAAACAAGTATGCAGAAGGCTATTCCGGTAAAAGATACTACGGCGGCTGTGAATTTGTTGACGAAGCGGAAGACCTGGCAATTGCCAGAGCTAAAGAGATCTTCGGCTGTGAATATGCCAACGTTCAGCCTCATTCCGGCTCACAGGCCAATATGGGTGTCTATCTATCAGTCTGTAAACCCGGAGACACTGTTCTGGGTATGAATCTGGCTCACGGAGGTCACCTGACTCACGGTTCTCCTGTCAATTTTTCCGGTCAGCTTTACAATATTGTGAGCTACGGTGTGGATAAAGAGAGTGAAACCATCGATTTTGATGAACTCCTTAAAACTGCAAAAGAGTGTAAACCTAAAATGATTATTGCCGGTGCATCTGCCTATGCCAGAACACTGGATTTTGACCGCTTCAGAGCCATTGCTGATGAAGTCGGCGCCTATCTGATGACAGATATGGCTCACATAGCCGGTCTTGTTGCAGCAGGTTGTCATCCCTCACCCCTGGCGGCTTCTCATTTCACAACAACCACTACTCATAAAACTCTCCGCGGACCCCGGGGCGGTATGATTCTTATGGGGAAAGACGGCGAAAATGATATGGGTGTTATTGCTCCCAAATCCGGGCGTGTGAAGAACTGGTCCGAGCTTGTAAACGGAGCAATTTTCCCTGGATGTCAGGGCGGTCCTTTGATGCATATCATTGCAGCAAAAGCAGTTGCTTTCAAAGAAGCATTGCAGCCTGATTTTAAAACCTATCAGGAACAGGTTGTGAAAAATGCTGCAGCTCTGTCAAAAGCTCTCACTGACGGCGGTGTGCGCATCGTCTCCGGTGGTACAGACAATCATCTTATGCTGGTTGATCTTACTCCTCTTGGAGTAAACGGTAAAGAAGCAGAAGCATGGCTGGATATGGCACACATTACAGTCAATAAAAATGCCATTCCCTTTGATACGAAGAGTCCCTTTATTACTTCAGGTGTCAGAATCGGATCTCCGGCTATAACTTCCAGAGGAATGAAGGAAGGGGAGATGTCAAAGGTCGCTGAATATGTCTGTTCTATCCTGAAAAGTGGCGGAGAAAAAAATAAAATTGACGAAATCGGTAAAAAGGTTCAATCTTTATGTGAGGATTTTCCGATATATAACTAA
- the cysS gene encoding cysteine--tRNA ligase: MKMKLLNSDGRQLEDFVPLKEGEVSLYCCGPTVYNYAHIGNMRAYTYEDILKRTMEYAGYRVNHVMNVTDVGHLTGDGDDGEDKMIKSAREQGMTVWDIAKHFTDAFFNDSERLNIIRPNQVCKATEHIQEMIDMVKTLEDKGFTYVSGGNVYFDTSKYPEYGRMANLENQDLQHGARVEVDTNKRNYTDFVLWFTNSKFGDQVMTWDSPWGTGYPGWHIECSAMSTKYLGPHFDIHCGGVDHIPIHHTNEIAQSEAANGCKWVNYWLHNEFILMKSGKMSKSKGGFITLQDLVDKGYDPLDYRYFLLGGHYRSQLVFSWESLDASRSARESLMRKIAVMKKEGEAADVSVLSEAGQKVLNDFQDHMAADLNTPRALADIWSLLKNKELSSTDKLTLIMDMDRILGLKLDEENTEESGTLDASIDALIAERQEARKNKDFARSDEIRDQLLEQGIQILDSPDGPKWKKN, translated from the coding sequence GTGAAAATGAAATTGTTGAATTCTGATGGTAGACAGCTGGAAGACTTTGTTCCTCTGAAAGAGGGAGAGGTCAGCCTGTACTGCTGCGGTCCTACAGTTTACAACTACGCCCATATTGGAAACATGCGGGCCTATACGTATGAAGATATTCTTAAAAGAACCATGGAGTACGCCGGATACAGGGTTAATCATGTAATGAACGTTACCGATGTGGGACATCTTACAGGTGACGGCGATGACGGCGAAGACAAGATGATCAAGAGTGCCCGTGAGCAGGGTATGACCGTTTGGGATATCGCAAAGCATTTTACAGATGCGTTTTTCAATGATTCAGAGCGACTGAACATCATCCGCCCAAATCAGGTATGCAAGGCAACCGAGCACATTCAGGAGATGATCGATATGGTCAAGACTCTGGAAGACAAGGGATTTACCTATGTCTCCGGTGGAAATGTCTACTTTGATACATCCAAATATCCCGAATACGGGCGTATGGCCAACCTCGAAAACCAGGACCTTCAGCACGGAGCCAGGGTCGAAGTTGATACAAACAAAAGAAACTACACCGACTTTGTCCTCTGGTTTACAAATAGTAAGTTTGGAGATCAGGTCATGACCTGGGATTCTCCCTGGGGAACGGGTTACCCCGGCTGGCATATTGAATGTTCTGCCATGAGCACAAAGTATCTTGGCCCCCACTTTGATATTCACTGTGGTGGTGTGGATCATATTCCCATTCACCATACAAATGAAATTGCCCAGTCTGAAGCCGCTAACGGCTGTAAATGGGTCAACTACTGGCTTCATAATGAATTTATCCTCATGAAGAGCGGTAAGATGTCCAAATCCAAGGGCGGTTTTATTACTTTGCAGGATCTGGTGGATAAGGGTTATGATCCCCTGGACTACAGATACTTCCTTCTGGGCGGGCATTACCGTTCACAGCTCGTTTTTTCATGGGAATCTCTGGATGCCTCAAGATCGGCACGTGAATCCCTGATGCGGAAAATTGCTGTAATGAAGAAAGAGGGAGAGGCCGCTGATGTTTCAGTACTTTCAGAAGCCGGACAGAAGGTATTGAATGACTTTCAGGATCATATGGCCGCCGATCTCAATACTCCCAGAGCTCTGGCGGATATCTGGAGTCTTCTTAAAAATAAGGAACTCAGTTCCACTGACAAACTGACCCTCATTATGGATATGGATCGAATCCTCGGTCTGAAGCTTGATGAAGAAAACACCGAAGAGAGCGGTACACTGGATGCATCTATCGATGCCCTTATTGCCGAAAGACAGGAGGCCCGTAAAAACAAGGATTTTGCCCGCTCTGATGAGATCAGAGATCAGCTCCTTGAACAGGGAATTCAGATTTTAGATTCACCCGATGGACCCAAATGGAAAAAAAATTGA
- a CDS encoding transglutaminase domain-containing protein, whose product MNKNSVLYHIIPGAIFASLILLFSLSLAISRTAPVIHSLEPTRVSPGDLMVVNGRNFGISRGKVFLDNNTLTTSFVESWSENMIKLRVPPLNSSGLISIETGGGRSDGALFVLSDRVPDLAAGAFLPGKPFLSGINNSSFHPGDLVILKGDKMGSRKKGSRILVSIAAEAAADLLDVPEVENFTEVPEDHIYSWQNDGLSFFLPQEAQSGPVYLHTASGFSNPVSIEVLQPEGLILSDSRKLHISQDIIISHIAALPGNALALRVPRPQNRMGQKLDSPPGEAGYLLLEELESGETLVLKNEYDLELRSISYDLSQSDIPREYNNISMLEDWLEDTPSLPASDFRRTALAVVKRETHPLKKASLLFDYVIWKLEPELENPEKEAAMWLKTKKTDSLGYASLYVSLCRSVEIPSRVVSGVWYSDNSEIGISHHWAEIYLPECGWFPVDAAASDSLLEIASGTADNDGNSMDFPGGFGFLDASYISFSRGEQRYPPLTDTGRTNSRASYSRQNTYAEWIGNLESCSISWKDIGIMP is encoded by the coding sequence ATGAATAAGAATAGTGTCCTCTATCATATAATACCGGGCGCCATTTTTGCGTCGCTCATTCTTTTGTTTTCACTGAGTCTGGCTATCTCCAGAACAGCTCCAGTTATTCATTCTCTTGAACCTACCAGGGTAAGCCCGGGTGATCTTATGGTTGTAAACGGCCGGAACTTCGGCATAAGCAGGGGTAAGGTTTTTCTTGATAACAACACTCTGACAACTTCATTTGTAGAATCGTGGTCAGAGAACATGATAAAACTCCGTGTCCCTCCTCTGAATAGTTCCGGCCTAATCTCTATAGAGACCGGTGGCGGCAGGAGCGACGGAGCTCTTTTTGTCCTTTCCGACAGGGTTCCTGATCTGGCCGCCGGAGCATTTCTGCCGGGTAAACCATTTCTTTCCGGGATCAATAACAGCAGTTTCCATCCCGGAGATCTTGTCATTCTCAAGGGAGATAAGATGGGCTCCCGGAAAAAGGGCAGCCGTATTCTGGTCAGTATCGCAGCCGAAGCAGCAGCGGATCTGCTGGATGTTCCCGAAGTGGAGAACTTCACAGAGGTTCCTGAAGATCATATCTATTCCTGGCAGAATGACGGACTCTCTTTCTTTCTGCCTCAGGAAGCTCAAAGCGGCCCTGTTTATCTGCATACAGCCTCGGGATTCAGTAATCCGGTCAGTATTGAAGTGCTGCAGCCCGAAGGTCTCATCCTCTCGGATTCTCGAAAGCTGCATATCAGTCAGGACATTATCATTTCCCATATAGCGGCTCTGCCCGGCAACGCACTGGCCCTCAGGGTACCCCGTCCTCAAAACAGGATGGGGCAGAAACTTGACTCTCCCCCTGGGGAAGCTGGATACCTTCTGCTGGAAGAACTTGAAAGTGGCGAAACCCTGGTATTGAAAAATGAGTATGACCTGGAACTGAGGAGTATCAGCTATGATCTGAGTCAGTCTGATATTCCCCGTGAATATAATAATATCTCCATGCTTGAAGACTGGCTTGAAGATACTCCTTCTCTGCCGGCTTCGGATTTCAGAAGAACAGCTCTGGCAGTGGTTAAGAGGGAGACACATCCCCTCAAAAAGGCTTCACTCCTGTTTGACTATGTAATATGGAAGCTGGAACCTGAGTTGGAAAATCCTGAAAAAGAAGCCGCCATGTGGTTGAAAACCAAAAAAACAGACTCTCTGGGATATGCCTCCCTGTATGTTTCACTCTGCCGCTCTGTGGAGATCCCTTCAAGAGTCGTTTCAGGAGTCTGGTATTCTGATAACTCTGAAATAGGAATCTCACATCACTGGGCAGAAATCTATCTACCTGAATGCGGCTGGTTCCCAGTTGATGCTGCTGCCTCAGATTCTCTTCTGGAAATTGCCTCCGGAACTGCTGACAATGATGGGAATTCTATGGATTTCCCCGGGGGCTTCGGTTTTCTTGATGCCTCTTATATCTCATTCAGCAGGGGAGAGCAGCGTTATCCTCCCCTGACAGATACGGGCCGCACAAACAGCCGTGCTTCCTACAGCAGACAGAATACATATGCCGAATGGATAGGAAACCTGGAAAGCTGTTCCATAAGTTGGAAAGATATTGGTATAATGCCCTAA
- a CDS encoding zf-HC2 domain-containing protein, which translates to MCPDSKLLSAFYDGEVASPWKEKIEDHIGECPQCKTVIDGFSGQTEFLQSESEPESSSSYADVQMLIRHKSNIRSNSSTVLSFRAPVVPMAAAAAAVLAFFFGFLMAGTTGPSATYAEIPLAISEGWSVPPGDLVIPGEDLEAMLSMIEQSSGVLFNQETSMELPVNLSLARLGDSALVRTAAYGGNSH; encoded by the coding sequence ATGTGCCCTGACAGCAAACTGTTGTCCGCTTTCTATGATGGTGAAGTCGCCAGTCCCTGGAAAGAGAAAATTGAAGATCATATTGGAGAATGTCCTCAGTGTAAGACTGTTATTGACGGTTTCAGCGGGCAGACTGAATTTCTTCAGTCTGAGTCAGAGCCGGAATCCAGCAGCTCCTATGCAGATGTTCAGATGCTGATACGTCATAAAAGCAATATCCGCAGTAATTCGTCTACAGTTTTGAGCTTCAGAGCTCCAGTAGTTCCCATGGCAGCTGCAGCAGCGGCAGTCCTGGCGTTTTTCTTCGGGTTTCTGATGGCCGGTACTACCGGTCCTTCTGCAACCTATGCTGAAATTCCCCTTGCCATATCCGAAGGATGGTCTGTACCGCCCGGAGACCTTGTAATACCCGGTGAGGATCTGGAAGCTATGCTGAGTATGATTGAACAGAGCAGTGGTGTCCTGTTTAATCAGGAAACAAGCATGGAACTTCCTGTGAATTTAAGTCTGGCCCGTCTGGGTGATTCAGCACTTGTGAGGACAGCCGCATACGGGGGCAACTCTCACTGA